One region of Acidobacteriota bacterium genomic DNA includes:
- the ltrA gene encoding group II intron reverse transcriptase/maturase — MPESHAGGSDRKSRETVVGASNVAAIRDEPDPTSVQVMEAVVARENLLNAYSRVMSNKGAAGVDKMTVEQLKPYLQQHWATIKGALLKGDYQPQAVRLVEIEKLSGGMRQLGIPTVVDRLIQQALHQVLSPLFEPGFSESSYGFRPSRNAHQAVAQARAYVGGGRRWVVDLDLEKFFDRVNHDILMARVARKVKDKRVLRLIRRYLQAGMMSGGIVSSRGEGTPQGGPLSPLLSNILLDELDKELERRGHKFVRYADDCNIYVRSRAAGERVMASVSQYLGQRLCRRVNEEKSAVARPWERKFLGYSMTWHKQPRLKVAGESVKRLKIKLRMKIREAKGRNLEKFIEELEPVLRGWINYYRLAEVKGIIEELDGWLRRKLRSLLWRRWKRPLRRAKNLMKRGLAEARAWRSATNGRGPWWNAGASHLNEAYPKSYFDRLGLVSLIDSLRRLQRA; from the coding sequence ATGCCCGAATCCCATGCCGGAGGAAGTGACCGGAAGTCACGAGAGACGGTAGTGGGTGCGTCAAACGTCGCGGCAATCAGAGACGAACCCGATCCCACAAGTGTGCAGGTAATGGAAGCGGTGGTCGCCCGCGAGAACCTGCTCAACGCCTATAGCCGAGTGATGAGCAACAAGGGCGCGGCTGGCGTCGATAAGATGACAGTCGAGCAATTGAAGCCATATCTGCAACAGCATTGGGCAACGATCAAGGGAGCCTTGTTGAAGGGCGACTATCAACCGCAGGCCGTGCGGTTGGTAGAGATCGAAAAGCTAAGCGGCGGAATGCGACAATTGGGCATTCCAACGGTGGTGGATCGGCTGATTCAACAAGCGTTGCATCAAGTCTTGAGTCCGCTGTTTGAACCGGGATTCTCGGAGTCAAGCTACGGCTTTCGGCCATCGCGCAATGCCCATCAAGCGGTGGCGCAAGCCCGCGCGTATGTGGGCGGCGGGCGACGGTGGGTCGTAGACTTAGACTTGGAGAAGTTCTTTGACCGCGTCAACCATGACATCTTGATGGCACGAGTGGCACGTAAGGTCAAAGATAAACGGGTGCTGCGGCTGATCCGACGATACTTGCAAGCCGGGATGATGAGCGGTGGGATAGTGAGTTCGCGAGGGGAAGGCACCCCGCAAGGCGGCCCGCTGTCGCCGTTGCTGTCAAATATCCTGTTGGATGAGTTAGATAAGGAACTGGAAAGACGCGGACATAAGTTTGTGCGCTACGCCGACGACTGCAACATCTACGTGCGGTCACGGGCAGCAGGCGAACGAGTGATGGCGTCGGTCAGCCAGTACCTTGGACAACGACTGTGCCGGCGAGTGAACGAAGAGAAGAGCGCAGTAGCCAGACCGTGGGAGCGGAAGTTTCTGGGCTACTCGATGACGTGGCATAAACAACCACGACTGAAAGTGGCCGGAGAATCGGTCAAACGGCTGAAGATCAAACTACGGATGAAGATTCGCGAAGCCAAAGGACGCAACCTCGAAAAGTTCATCGAGGAACTTGAACCGGTATTGCGCGGCTGGATCAATTATTATCGGCTGGCCGAGGTGAAAGGGATCATTGAAGAACTCGACGGGTGGCTGCGACGCAAACTGCGGAGTTTACTGTGGCGTCGTTGGAAGCGACCCCTGCGGCGAGCGAAGAATTTGATGAAGCGGGGACTGGCGGAAGCACGGGCGTGGCGCTCGGCGACCAACGGGCGCGGCCCGTGGTGGAACGCGGGAGCATCACACCTGAATGAAGCCTATCCTAAAAGCTACTTTGATCGGTTGGGACTCGTGTCACTGATAGATTCCCTGCGCCGCTTGCAGCGCGCTTAA